A window from Gemmatimonadota bacterium encodes these proteins:
- a CDS encoding DUF1854 domain-containing protein yields MSSLPDLTSGLSLLAPRDIRLYLDDFDDLTLDLRGEIHERIGVQRAFPLNASTKFIVLHDSDGSEIGIVRDMVDLDSDSRDALEIALEQAYFMPRILKINSIVSNFHVPTWDVETDRGHRVFEIPSSKRDVRVIDDVRVILRDADGNRYEIVDYRRLDPESVAFVETIV; encoded by the coding sequence ATGTCTTCACTCCCCGACTTGACCAGCGGTCTCTCCCTCCTCGCGCCCCGCGATATTCGTCTGTATCTCGATGATTTTGACGACCTCACACTCGATCTGCGCGGTGAAATCCACGAGCGGATTGGTGTACAGCGCGCTTTTCCGCTCAACGCGTCCACAAAATTCATCGTGCTCCACGATTCAGACGGCAGCGAAATTGGCATTGTACGCGACATGGTCGATCTCGACTCAGACAGCCGAGATGCATTAGAAATAGCACTCGAACAGGCATATTTTATGCCGCGTATTCTAAAAATAAATAGCATTGTTTCCAATTTCCACGTCCCCACATGGGATGTGGAAACAGATCGCGGGCATCGCGTATTTGAAATCCCCAGCAGCAAGCGCGACGTGCGCGTAATTGACGACGTGCGCGTGATCCTGCGAGACGCCGATGGCAACCGCTACGAGATCGTCGATTACCGCCGCCTTGACCCCGAGAGCGTTGCATTTGTGGAAACCATTGTTTGA
- a CDS encoding DUF1992 domain-containing protein, translated as MDKTIRRTPDGKPERRTPDEMLRDAVSDDTDIPGKGKPLDLKAYFRPDAEHRMAGKILRDNNVLPAHLQERKDAEEHLKNADEHLQRASEKIAPLQKAIRPLAQTLIRTFSDDNEICEALGLNALPEKFHPNSETPPASDLLETISTFDQLCKQYNARVRDLTYRYLENLRLAHENIEASKKRQLANRSLLPAYAPTAKVNIEAQREYIQKRFPLLPERPRDWQSRLKAWQRSQKPTLWKRLFRSV; from the coding sequence ATGGACAAAACAATCAGACGCACGCCCGATGGAAAGCCCGAAAGGCGCACACCCGATGAAATGCTGCGCGATGCCGTGTCAGACGATACCGACATTCCCGGCAAAGGCAAGCCACTCGATTTAAAAGCGTATTTTCGCCCCGATGCGGAACATCGCATGGCGGGCAAAATCCTGCGCGACAACAACGTACTTCCCGCACATCTCCAGGAGCGCAAAGACGCGGAAGAACACCTTAAAAATGCCGACGAGCACCTGCAACGCGCAAGCGAAAAAATCGCGCCATTGCAAAAAGCAATTCGCCCCCTCGCGCAAACACTCATCCGCACATTTTCCGACGACAACGAGATATGCGAAGCACTTGGCCTGAATGCACTACCAGAAAAATTTCATCCCAATTCGGAAACGCCGCCTGCGTCCGATCTCCTTGAGACCATCAGCACCTTTGACCAATTGTGCAAACAATACAATGCGCGGGTGCGCGACCTGACATACCGATATCTCGAAAACCTGCGCCTCGCGCACGAAAATATTGAAGCCAGCAAAAAGCGACAACTCGCCAACCGCTCCCTTTTGCCAGCTTATGCACCCACAGCCAAAGTCAATATTGAAGCGCAGAGAGAATACATACAAAAACGTTTCCCCCTCCTGCCCGAACGCCCACGCGACTGGCAATCGCGTCTCAAAGCATGGCAGCGCTCTCAAAAGCCAACCCTCTGGAAACGTCTGTTCAGATCTGTCTGA
- a CDS encoding ABC transporter ATP-binding protein: protein MANASEINLLEIPPQHILDSLVPSQETVQLSASTDIRLDGTYGTAYLLATDKHLFAISPNGDSTPHTERIPLSEITNLEVKDLFGNSLLKVRTATTGATLARFTKGQNQKFNRITHRLEALVKDARKTEDKIAKGQLGRAISGRRCDVCGTIISRRVGVCTNCLDTRKLLYRLLAYARPYWKLGTLSLALLLTSTFIGLTPPLLMRDLIDGVLAPSADYETTIFRDITNSIFGIPTGYQILYFLVGLLLLINLSQSGLRAIRSYILSVLGQKITYNLRNEVYQHLHRHSLSFYNERETGTIMASITQDVGRLQDFISDGLQEIIRDIVTIAFICGILFWLNVKLATLVLIPTPFLVIATLKFGHRLHRTYRGLFRRWAAISALLADTIPGVRVVKAFAQEKREVGKFQTRSEDLLKGEIKIAGIRSIFSPVMAFITSIGTLIIWLVGGSSVLDGALTLGNFVAFTQYMWRFYGPVESLCRLNHRFQRAASSAERVFEVLDTQPDVTDRRSAYAMPAIEGRIQFDDVTFSYETDKPVLKNLNFTVEPGEMIGLAGHSGAGKSTLINLICRFYDIEDGAILIDGRDIRDVTLKSLRDQIGVVLQDPFLFNGPIAENIAYGNPDASLDEIVAAAKTANAHDFILRLPDSYDTPVGERGVRLSGGERQRISIARAILRNPRILILDEATSSMDTETESQIQEALYRLVQGRTTFAIAHRLSTLKHADRLFIIDKGLLAEMGSHAELIAYDGIYARLCRMQTELSKLRAW from the coding sequence GTGGCAAACGCTTCCGAGATAAATCTGCTGGAAATCCCTCCACAGCACATTTTAGATAGCCTTGTCCCATCGCAAGAAACGGTTCAATTATCGGCCAGTACCGACATCCGTCTCGATGGCACATATGGAACCGCTTATCTCCTCGCCACAGACAAACACCTGTTTGCAATTAGCCCCAATGGCGATTCCACGCCACACACAGAGCGCATTCCACTTTCCGAAATTACCAATCTCGAAGTCAAAGACCTGTTTGGCAACAGCTTGCTCAAAGTCCGCACCGCAACCACGGGCGCCACACTCGCGCGATTTACCAAAGGCCAGAACCAGAAATTCAATCGGATAACGCACCGACTTGAGGCCCTTGTAAAAGACGCGCGCAAAACCGAAGACAAAATCGCAAAAGGCCAACTTGGGCGCGCGATTTCAGGTAGGCGGTGCGACGTGTGCGGCACAATCATTTCGCGCAGGGTGGGAGTCTGCACCAACTGCCTCGACACCCGCAAACTGCTGTATCGCTTGCTCGCCTACGCGCGTCCCTACTGGAAGCTCGGAACTCTGAGTCTTGCCCTGCTCCTCACCTCAACCTTTATTGGCCTTACCCCACCGCTTTTGATGCGCGACCTCATCGATGGCGTACTCGCACCTTCGGCAGATTATGAGACGACCATTTTCCGCGATATCACAAACAGCATATTTGGGATACCTACCGGATACCAAATCCTCTATTTTCTCGTGGGCCTGCTCCTGCTGATCAACCTCTCACAATCGGGCCTTCGCGCCATACGCTCGTATATCCTGTCCGTTCTTGGACAGAAAATCACCTATAACCTCAGGAATGAGGTCTATCAGCACCTCCACCGCCATTCTCTCAGCTTCTACAACGAACGCGAAACTGGCACCATTATGGCCAGCATCACCCAGGATGTGGGCCGCCTGCAAGATTTTATCAGCGATGGCCTGCAAGAAATTATCCGCGACATCGTTACCATCGCCTTTATATGCGGCATTCTATTCTGGCTCAATGTCAAACTCGCCACCCTCGTCTTAATCCCCACACCCTTCCTGGTTATCGCAACCCTCAAATTTGGTCACCGCCTGCATCGCACCTATCGCGGCCTGTTTCGGCGTTGGGCGGCCATCAGCGCACTCCTTGCCGACACCATTCCCGGCGTGCGCGTGGTCAAAGCCTTTGCACAGGAAAAACGCGAAGTGGGTAAATTTCAGACGCGCAGCGAAGACCTCCTCAAGGGCGAAATCAAAATTGCGGGCATCCGCAGCATCTTCAGCCCCGTCATGGCTTTTATTACATCTATCGGAACGCTGATTATATGGCTCGTGGGGGGATCCTCGGTTCTCGACGGCGCTTTGACCCTGGGCAACTTTGTGGCATTTACGCAGTACATGTGGCGTTTTTACGGCCCGGTTGAAAGCCTCTGCCGCCTCAACCACCGCTTCCAGCGAGCCGCGTCTTCTGCCGAACGGGTCTTTGAAGTGCTCGATACTCAGCCCGACGTAACCGACAGGCGCTCCGCATACGCCATGCCCGCCATTGAAGGACGTATCCAATTTGACGACGTAACATTTTCTTATGAAACCGACAAACCCGTTCTCAAAAATCTCAATTTTACCGTTGAACCTGGCGAAATGATCGGCCTTGCCGGGCATTCTGGCGCGGGCAAAAGCACCCTGATCAACCTGATTTGTAGATTTTACGACATTGAGGACGGCGCGATTTTAATCGACGGACGCGATATCCGCGATGTCACCCTCAAATCTCTGCGCGATCAGATCGGCGTCGTTCTGCAAGACCCCTTTCTCTTCAATGGACCCATAGCCGAAAACATCGCTTATGGCAACCCCGATGCGTCACTCGATGAAATCGTCGCAGCCGCCAAAACAGCCAATGCACACGATTTTATCCTTCGCCTGCCCGATAGTTACGACACACCCGTAGGTGAACGCGGCGTTCGGCTCTCGGGCGGCGAAAGGCAGCGCATCTCCATTGCGCGCGCGATTCTGCGAAACCCACGCATTCTCATTCTCGATGAAGCCACCTCCAGCATGGATACCGAGACAGAATCGCAGATCCAGGAAGCCCTTTACAGACTCGTGCAAGGGCGCACGACATTTGCCATAGCCCATCGCCTCTCCACGCTCAAACACGCAGACCGCCTCTTCATCATCGACAAGGGCTTACTCGCCGAGATGGGATCACACGCCGAACTCATCGCCTATGATGGCATTTACGCGCGCCTTTGCCGCATGCAAACTGAACTGTCCAAACTACGTGCGTGGTAG